The following proteins come from a genomic window of Crassostrea angulata isolate pt1a10 chromosome 1, ASM2561291v2, whole genome shotgun sequence:
- the LOC128185088 gene encoding uncharacterized protein LOC128185088, whose amino-acid sequence MLSTGTVGALAGLFVAVFALTFLVLLFRLYRKKRKHKLPDSENEVQQPHSSETVNNLYTDMMHAPGTNRTQNDVVLTTTTNGVRNDMMLVSGTNRNQNDDVLTTTTTTSVVRNDDIYVENEEGEYDHLHSSRPKQVVSEMEDERFATSTELENASYSTVGKIRNSVPDCDNEYDSMAASLDNNFRSVANSGYEFCYQSRQRKDC is encoded by the exons ATGTTGAGTACCG GTACTGTTGGAGCTTTAGCCGGTCTATTTGTTGCTGTCTTTGCATTGACCTTTTTGGTTCTCCTCTTCCGGCTTTATAGAAAAAAGCGTAAACA CAAGCTACCTGATTCCGAGAATGAAGTTCAGCAACCACATTCGTCCGAGACCGTCAATAATTTGTATACTGATATGATGCATGCACCTGGCACTAACCGGACACAAAATGACGTCGTGCTAACAACTACAACAAATGGTGTCCGTAACGATATGATGCTGGTGTCTGGAACTAATCGGAACCAGAATGACGACGTCTTAAcaactacaactacaacaagcgTTGTTCGTAATGATGATATCTATGTAGAAAATGAAGAGGGAGAGTATGACCATTTACATTCCAGTCGTCCAAAACAAGTTGTATCAGAAATGGAAGATGAGAGATTTGCAACATCTACGGAGCTGGAAAATGCCTCTTATTCTACAGTTGGAAAAATCAGGAACTCTGTTCCAGATTGTGATAACGAGTACGATAGCATGGCAGCGTCTTTAGACAACAATTTCCGATCAGTTGCCAATTCGGGCTACGAATTTTGCTACCAGTCAAGACAAAGAAAGGATTGTTAG